A single Molothrus aeneus isolate 106 chromosome 9, BPBGC_Maene_1.0, whole genome shotgun sequence DNA region contains:
- the ITGB3BP gene encoding centromere protein R isoform X1, translating into MSVKRALNLDTVKKDNAPEATPLKAKRRNLNLYSPTTGTCQLSPCSSPCSDRAQKPSSAPAEGDGNEQSESKCGLSRRGQPQTEHDVFLQLHSQVRNSLPRILKLRANLTSLKALEGSRELENILGVSHSSCVLSAELQKTQALVSQAEKLQLLKANHAKVAAREHIQAGGAALLTSFLDRRKEPLGLLQATPSTKAQPE; encoded by the exons ATGTC GGTTAAGAGAGCATTAAATTTGGACACTGTTAAAAAAGATAAT gcACCTGAGGCCACCCCCCTGAAGGCCAAAAGGAGAAACCTGAACTTGTACTCCCCAACCACGGGCACGTGCCAGCTgagtccctgctcctctccctgcagtgacagggcacagaagcccagcagtgccccagcagaGG GAGATGGGAACGAGCAGAGCGAATCCAAGTGCGGATTATCCAGGAGAGGGCAGCCTCAAACAGAGCACGACGT GTTCCTGCAACTGCACTCCCAAGTGAGAAATTCCTTGCCCAGAATTCTGAAACTAAGAGCAAATCTGACAAGCCTGAAG GCTTTGGAGGGCAGTAGAGAGCTGGAAAACATCCTTGGAGTCTCACACTCGTCCTGTGTCCTGAGTGCTGAACTGCAGAAAACCCAAGCgctgg TGAGTCAAGCAGAAAAACTGCAGCTGTTGAAAGCAAACCATGCAAAAGTCGCTGCCCGAG AGCACAtccaggctgggggtgctgcatTGCTCACCTCATTCCTGGACAGAAGGAAGGAGCCCCTGGGCCTGCTCCAGGCCACACCCAGCACCAAGGCACAGCCAGAGTGA
- the ITGB3BP gene encoding centromere protein R isoform X2 gives MSVKRALNLDTVKKDNAPEATPLKAKRRNLNLYSPTTGTCQLSPCSSPCSDRAQKPSSAPAEDGNEQSESKCGLSRRGQPQTEHDVFLQLHSQVRNSLPRILKLRANLTSLKALEGSRELENILGVSHSSCVLSAELQKTQALVSQAEKLQLLKANHAKVAAREHIQAGGAALLTSFLDRRKEPLGLLQATPSTKAQPE, from the exons ATGTC GGTTAAGAGAGCATTAAATTTGGACACTGTTAAAAAAGATAAT gcACCTGAGGCCACCCCCCTGAAGGCCAAAAGGAGAAACCTGAACTTGTACTCCCCAACCACGGGCACGTGCCAGCTgagtccctgctcctctccctgcagtgacagggcacagaagcccagcagtgccccagcagaGG ATGGGAACGAGCAGAGCGAATCCAAGTGCGGATTATCCAGGAGAGGGCAGCCTCAAACAGAGCACGACGT GTTCCTGCAACTGCACTCCCAAGTGAGAAATTCCTTGCCCAGAATTCTGAAACTAAGAGCAAATCTGACAAGCCTGAAG GCTTTGGAGGGCAGTAGAGAGCTGGAAAACATCCTTGGAGTCTCACACTCGTCCTGTGTCCTGAGTGCTGAACTGCAGAAAACCCAAGCgctgg TGAGTCAAGCAGAAAAACTGCAGCTGTTGAAAGCAAACCATGCAAAAGTCGCTGCCCGAG AGCACAtccaggctgggggtgctgcatTGCTCACCTCATTCCTGGACAGAAGGAAGGAGCCCCTGGGCCTGCTCCAGGCCACACCCAGCACCAAGGCACAGCCAGAGTGA